Proteins encoded within one genomic window of Anopheles gambiae chromosome 3, idAnoGambNW_F1_1, whole genome shotgun sequence:
- the LOC133394110 gene encoding probable serine/threonine-protein kinase cdc7 isoform X14 — protein MDSDTDFERTINNAMDALENAIENGFDEDFKERYDHNNLNEKQLYTEAEKEEPVYIEECKSYETFDPSYEPPPNLELQPCPICLRKFAPASLSKHTGICERVQTKKRKPFDSSRQRREGTELASYLPKNFGLPQKTVSSSNEAIPVRKLSLSKTPTFERKEFSPTTMSTSMPSASTPKPALKRSMSQQNEPCPYCERCFGMKAYDRHVEWCREKAILNRNVNNNQSISAAKERLQARIQYKAPQIRSKRALNREKYSGSLSCSGSTNSLAELDLHMPRHNSMSSSVSSDNGYSPDRYDPFLSARRQLEELFSPATSLIHTSSPSSTTSTSRLNQMSPNGGTANDKSASGNATKHTPHNSNFRRAYSLRMPRKVSRPMYVEKAKSNIQKGITDDGPVSPNFLKSSEYDELPIKSTFNALQMAEPKPKLRDSSTVRKNLKLEIRDPNNPAGGEIPLSKTDSLAVFLKYENELALSEKDMKDKSNSLSKRTSSLSAEVNQQKKQEVLSVAPSPVKANETITVDEEQQKHKKNVQAIEDETAKKQTQKLVPIKLEPINITYNSNNASEVTDIKPVVISLDAIIGKPSIKKQKEPQVDSDNRADNSYIDPKLINKCDNLPINLVMPSTKDADGSCSSRNSNTIGNICSDGNQLALKTIEPKVERSAVISPPPRASLSVAPKPPERTRNETCFDYRKSNNEPSSSEPSTSNNSSPTTSHSSSPVDHRISKNSTNCDKRPQLNRQDREDSGYRTGQESGQSDVHEQPKKPSPSPSASKNNEDNMPKNPAFKPTYKLNRLISPSSALNNFSNTLPSSNSTAPSTPVNRDRPTISSALEQFDVDEFMQSLEDLHRQSPISAREYKHSLFVHSNSSVTSRSVASSQSDHTNNNKRSNSLDSGHGNSVANSIRYVRKHESSGVPRMDVCVRNGSGTASNNNSSNSSSSFSSPSHYSNSNNSNSYYNSSSTNNNNSHNHSTSASNANDAAKCAEVVHPLGQQMNYARNSPAIAHRRRSEDAAGISLPAVPPLPSSNTGGSGALSSLQNLPNIHKATAADTLLNGNNKTMQQPGTLPYYSSPSPVNGRKNSYSNKSYHANNTGTSASTPASSHLTGNVHEPRYPAESFDHLERDLLKSVQELNRMCGSSSSVCSIDSEELYSVEDYPLNKRSSERSQASADSAYRSSLSTQSPPDYAPPVPIRQARPNSRSSTTSQSQPAQSTNEPFNSLSLHTALPPITTAIIKGHRMEAHLMKDSPEGGPNLIMNPMSKFCHECGARFMISSAKFCMSCGVRRIMLD, from the exons ATAATAATCTCAACGAAAAACAACTATACACGGAAGCCGAAAAGGAAGAGCCTGTCTACATTGAAGAATGCAAGTCTTACGAAACATTTGACCCGTCGTACGAACCACCACCGAACCTTGAACTGCAGCCATGTCCCATCTGTTTGAGAAAGTTTGCACCGGCGTCGTTATCCAAACATACCGGTATTTGTGAGCGAGTTCAAACGAAAAAACGGAAACCGTTCGATTCCTCTCGCCAGCGACGGGAAGGGACCGAGCTTGCGTCTTACCTGCCGAAGAATTTTGGACTCCCTCAAAAGACGGTAAGCTCCTCAAATGAG GCCATACCCGTCAGGAAACTAAGCCTCAGCAAAACACCTACTTTTGAGCGCAAAGAGTTCAGCCCCACAACGATGTCTACATCAATGCCTAGCGCGAGTACACCAAAGCCGGCTTTAAAGCGTAGCATGTCACAGCAGAACGAACCATGTCCATACTGCGAGCGATGCTTTGGCATGAAAGCATACGATCGACATGTCGAGTGGTGCCGTGAGAAGGCAATACTCAATCGAAACGTTAACAACAACCAAAGCATTTCGGCAGCAAAGGAAAGACTTCAAGCAAGAATTCAATATAAAGCCCCGCAAATACG ATCAAAACGTGCCTTAAACCGGGAAAAATATTCAGGAAGCTTGAGTTGCAGTGGTTCAACAAACAGCCTTGCCGAGTTAGATCTACACATGCCACGCCACAATTCGATGAGTTCATCCGTCTCGAGCGATAA TGGATACAGCCCTGACCGTTACGATCCATTCCTGTCTGCCAGACGACAGCTCGAGGAATTATTTTCCCCTGCCACTTCTTTGATCCATACCAGTTCTCCAAGCAGTACTACCAGCACGTCACGTCTCAATCAAATGAGCCCGAATGGTGGTACTGCAAACGACAAATCAGCGAGTGGCAACGCAACGAAACATACGCCCCACAACTCGAACTTCCGGCGTGCGTACTCCCTACGAATGCCGCGCAAAGTATCTCGCCCAATGTATGTGGAGAAAGCTAAATCAAACATACAGAAGGGCATAACCGATGACGGCCCGGTGTCACCGAATTTTCTGAAATCCTCCGAGTATGACGAACTGCCGATCAAATCGACGTTTAACGCACTGCAGATGGCGGAGCCGAAACCGAAACTGCGTGATTCCAGCACAGTTCGAAAGAATCTCAAGCTGGAGATTAGGGATCCGAACAATCCGGCTGGCGGGGAGATACCGCTGTCGAAAACAGACTCATTAGCCGTGTTTCTGAAGTACGAAAACGAGCTAGCATTAAGTGAAAAGGACATGAAGGACAAAAGTAATAGTCTCAGTAAGCGGACATCATCACTCAGTGCCGAGGTAAATCAGCAAAAGAAACAGGAGGTTTTGAGCGTAGCTCCTAGTCCAGTGAAAGCTAACGAAACAATTACAGTCGACgaagagcagcaaaaacacaagaaaaatgTCCAAGCGATCGAGGATGAAACagcgaaaaagcaaacacaaaagctAGTTCCAATAAAACTGGAACCGATCAACATTACCTACAACAGTAACAATGCAAGTGAAGTCACTGATATTAAGCCAGTGGTCATATCACTAGATGCAATTATTGGAAAGCCTAGTAttaaaaaacagaaagaacCACAGGTGGACAGTGACAATCGTGCTGATAACAGCTATATCGATCCAAAGCTTATAAACAAATGTGATAATTTACCGATAAATCTTGTCATGCCTTCTACAAAAGATGCTGATGGTAGTTGCAGCAGTAGGAATAGCAACACCATTGGCAACATTTGTTCGGATGGAAACCAGCTCGCTTTAAAAACTATCGAGCCGAAAGTGGAACGATCTGCTGTAATATCGCCACCTCCCAGGGCCTCGCTCAGTGTGGCTCCAAAACCACCAGAACGAACGCGAAACGAAACTTGTTTCGATTATCGAAAAAGCAACAACGAACCTAGCAGCAGCGAACCTAGCACAAGCAATAACAGTAGTCCCACAACGAGTCATTCCTCCAGCCCAGTGGATCATAGGATAAGCAAGAATAGTACAAACTGTGACAAACGGCCGCAGCTCAATCGACAAGATCGAGAAGATTCGGGATACCGCACAGGACAAGAGTCTGGGCAGTCGGATGTGCATGAGCAACCCAAGAAGCCTTCCCCATCGCCGTCAGCATCCAAGAACAATGAGGATAACATGCCCAAAAATCCCGCGTTCAAACCGACGTACAAGCTAAACCGGTTGATATCCCCATCGTCAGCTTTGAATAATTTTAGCAACACGCTACCATCGTCAAACAGCACAGCGCCGTCCACCCCTGTTAACCGTGACCGTCCAACGATATCTTCGGCACTCGAGCAATTCGATGTTGACGAATTCATGCAATCGCTGGAAGATTTGCATAGACAATCACCAATCAGTGCGAGGGAGTACAAACATTCGTTGTTTGTCCATTCCAACAGCTCCGTCACCAGTCGGAGTGTAGCCTCCAGTCAATCCGATCATACTAATAATAACAAGCGAAGCAACAGTCTCGACAGTGGACATGGTAATTCGGTTGCCAACTCGATCCGCTACGTACGCAAACACGAAAGTAGTGGCGTGCCAAgaatggatgtgtgtgtgcggaatgGTAGTGGCACAGCCAGTAATAATAACAGTagcaatagtagtagtagctttAGTAGTCCTAGCCATTACAGTAATAGTAACAACAGTAACTCTTACTACAACAGCAGTTCGACTAATAACAACAATTCACATAATCACAGCACCAGTGCTAGCAATGCCAATGATGCTGCAAAGTGCGCTGAAGTTGTTCATCCGCTGGGCCAGCAAATGAATTACGCTCGAAACTCTCCAGCCATCGCCCATCGGCGGAGAAGCGAGGATGCAGCGGGCATATCGCTTCCTGCTGTACCGCCATTGCCTAGTAGTAACACCGGTGGAAGCGGTGCCTTATCCAGCTTGCAGAACTTACCAAACATTCATAAAGCAACAGCGGCGGATACATTGCTTAATGGAAATAATAAGACTATGCAACAACCCGGAACGCTTCCTTACTACTCATCGCCGAGTCCAGTCAACGGTAGGAAGAACAGCTACAGTAACAAATCATATCACGCTAATAATACCGGTACGTCCGCATCGACTCCGGCATCATCTCACCTAACCGGAAACGTACACGAACCGCGCTATCCAGCGGAATCGTTCGATCATCTTGAGCGCGATCTGCTGAAAAGCGTGCAAGAACTAAATCGCATGTGCGGCTCCTCGTCCTCGGTATGTTCGATCGATTCCGAGGAGTTGTACAGCGTGGAAGACTACCCGCTTAACAAACGATCGTCTGAACGATCGCAAGCCAGTGCTGATTCAGCCTATCGCAG CAGTCTATCTACGCAGTCACCACCAGACTACGCACCCCCTGTGCCTATACGCCAAGCACGGCCGAATTCTCGCAGCTCAACTACCAGTCAGAGCCAACCGGCGCAGTCAACGAACGAACCGTTCAATAGCCTTTCGTTACACACAGCCCTTCCACCGATCACGACCGCTATTATCAAGGGCCACAGAATGGAGGCCCATCTCATGAAAGATAGTCCAGAGGGGGGCCCGAATCTGATCATGAATCCAATGTCCAAATTTTGCCATGAATGTGGCGCACGCTTCATGATTAGTAGCGCTAAGTTTTGCATGTCGTGCGGCGTACGACGAATTATGCTGGATTAG